Proteins from a genomic interval of Lolium perenne isolate Kyuss_39 chromosome 1, Kyuss_2.0, whole genome shotgun sequence:
- the LOC127303441 gene encoding uncharacterized protein, which yields MPAMVADAPPSPSPSSSAIWSRHRDEITFDRLRKFWSALSLQGRHALLRIDKQTLIEHARKNLYCSRCNGLLLESFTQIVMYGKSMHQEGSSEQRSLEIEPHDVQDPSVHPWGGLSTTKDGILTLLDCFINAKSLHVLQNVFDNARSRERDREMLYPDACGGGGRGWISPAIANYGRGHGTRDTCALHTARLSCDTLVDFWSPLGDEARSSLLRLKEEDFTERLMHRFDNKRFCRDCRKNVIREFKELKDLKRLRREPRCTSWFCVADTAFHCEVFEDSVLVDWHQDFLEQDGAYHHFELGIGTDEGKADILEFEDVGMNGQVHKKGLDLDQYEDYFVTLRAWRLDGRCTEFCVKAHALKGQSCVHRRLIVGDGFVTITKGESVRSFFEHAEEAEEDDEDDAMDRDGNDPDGDGLHPQKHAKSPELAREFLLDAATVIFKEQVEKAFREGTARQNAHSVFVSLALKLLEERVHVACKEIITLEKQTKLLEEEEKEKREEEERRERRRAKDREKKLRRKERLKEKGRDKEETPVSKFCDILLSPLSKSITPGNCQSPDMLDSRYSASEEEDNIVATEHSSPETSADQCLSTESDEQSNEQCGKTAEFVPTDCNDSFICEQSKSRRKMKFRRDSFHEQANNCWYEDRQDGSGDMGDIHCQSRERIRSTARSCNPSFSTNSRTRDRYEYNSCSCGHQEDYRYYPSTARSVREMKMPRKTLLEKPRLQYRRCYPLDSFVVAKGSRGCSTPSKNASPKQVWEPMDAKKKAGLANANDDLETVDNADQSDQLKCCKDINTCQKLDIGFEPPAEVCPDKSEEPCKLDTDDPCNKGDKTQAAYCDAPIVANKQDSCLTNDAGQMEKLTSSDSSSCLSEGDIDSSISSLTSLSAQNPESSSTSDSEESSERNNSNPSDPPAKSASRSLLEMCAGNGFREYQPKSIQSPGPNQFGFGMAPFQDHVLHHHKVHAPPYSSTFVGFHSHPLSVPTSGYLPYSQPGNFYPSPVGYGVTGNQCVDFSMQYSNVHPYSGPPEYGYVPAQPVNKPILTFCAMPPPLSINGAQLVMTPDMRHRTSTPESEFVAAQNGCSEHNAKLGDDSTPFSLFEFNLPIGPPASVLSKDERRGRATAMKPPTGQSQPCSREETDVKEYNLFAGTTNTIHIPSFT from the exons ATGCCCGCCATGGTCGCAGACGCGCCGCCCTCCCCCTCTCCCTCCTCGTCGGCGATCTGGTCGCGCCACCGCGACGAGATCACTTTCGACCGCCTACGGAAG TTTTGGAGTGCCCTGTCTCTTCAAGGACGCCATGCGCTCCTTAGGATAGATAAGCAGACCCTCATCGAGCATGCTCGTAAGAATCTGTACTGTTCAAGGTGCAATGGGCTGCTCTTAGAAAGTTTCACACAAATTGTGATGTATGGGAAGTCAATGCATCAAGAAGGTTCAAGTGAACAAAGGAGTCTTGAGATTGAACCACATGATGTTCAGGACCCATCAGTTCATCCTTGGGGAGGCCTTTCAACAACAAAGGATGGCATCCTAACTCTTCTCGACTGCTTTATAAACGCAAAATCTCTTCATGTACTCCAgaat GTATTTGACAATGCACGATCGAGGGAGCGTGATCGGGAAATGCTTTATCCTGATGCATgcggtggaggaggaagaggatggaTTAGCCCAGCTATAGCTAATTATGGCAGAGGGCATGGAACACGAGACACGTGTGCTTTGCACACTGCGCGACTTTCGTGCGACACTTTGGTGGATTTCTGGTCTCCATTGGGAGATGAAGCTAGATCATCTCTTCTACGGTTGAAGGAAGAGGATTTCACTGAAAGACTTATGCATAG GTTCGACAACAAGAGGTTTTGCAGGGACTGCAGAAAGAATGTTATTCGTGAATTTAAAGAGCTAAAGGATCTGAAACGCCTACGTAGGGAACCTCGCTGCACTAGTTGGTTCTGTGTTGCAGACACAGCTTTTCACTGTGAG GTGTTTGAGGATTCAGTTCTAGTTGATTGGCACCAAGATTTCTTGGAGCAGGATGGAGCTTATCATCATTTTGAATTGGGTATTGGAACAGATGAAGGAAAAGCTGATATTCTAGAATTTGAAGACGTGGGAATGAATGGCCAAGTCCACAAGAAAGGCCTCGATCTTGATCAGTATGAAGACTATTTTGTCACCTTGAGAGCATGGAGGCTGGATGGCCGCTGCACGGAATTTTGCGTGAAGGCCCATGCCTTGAAGGGCCAATCATGTGTTCACCGCAGACTAATTGTGGGGGATGGGTTTGTGACGATTACCAAAGGTGAAAGTGTTAGAAGCTTCTTTGAGCATGCTGaagaagcagaggaggatgat GAAGACGATGCAATGGACAGGGATGGGAATGATCCAGATGGCGATGGCCTTCATCCACAGAAGCATGCTAAGAGCCCTGAGCTTGCAAGAGAATTTCTCTTGGATGCTGCTACAGTGATTTTCAAAGAACAG GTTGAAAAGGCTTTCAGAGAAGGGACAGCCCGGCAAAATGCACACAGTGTATTTGTGTCTCTTGCATTGAAACTATTGGAAGAGCGGGTTCATGTTGCTTGCAAAGAAATAATTACATTGGAAAAGCAG ACCAAGCTTCTTGAAGAAGAAGAGAAAGAGaagcgtgaagaagaagaacgcagagagaggaggagagcaaaAGATAGAGAAAAGAAGCTTAGAAGAAAAGAAAGATTGAAAGAAAAGGGAAGAGATAAGGAAGAAACTCCAGTTTCAAAATTTTGTGATATCTTGCTGTCACCTCTAAGCAAGTCGATCACACCAGGTAATTGTCAATCACCTGATATGCTCGATTCCAGATACTCAGCTAGTGAAGAGGAAGATAATATTGTCGCTACAGAACATTCCTCTCCTGAAACCTCTGCTGATCAATGCTTAAGCACTGAGTCTGATGAACAAAGCAATGAGCAATGTGGTAAAACAGCAGAATTTGTTCCCACTGATTGCAATGACTCTTTCATATGCGAGCAATCTAAATCAAGAAGAAAAATGAAATTCAGAAGGGACTCCTTCCACGAACAGGCAAACAATTGTTGGTATGAagaccgccaagatggctctggggACATGGGTGACATTCACTGCCAATCAAGGGAGCGGATAAGGAGTACTGCTAGAAGCTGCAACCCCTCGTTCAGTACAAATAGCCGGACAAGAGATAGATACGAGTACAACTCCTGTAGTTGTGGCCATCAGGAAGATTACAGATATTATCCCTCAACAGCTAGATCAGTTAGGGAGATGAAGATGCCTAGGAAAACATTGCTTGAAAAGCCCAGGTTGCAGTACCGCAGGTGCTATCCATTGGATAGTTTCGTAGTGGCAAAAGGAAGCCGGGGCTGTAGTACACCAAGCAAGAATGCAAGTCCAAAGCAAGTATGGGAACCAATGGATGCAAAAAAGAAAGCTGGCTTAGCTAATGCAAATGACGATCTTGAAACAGTTGATAATGCTGATCAATCTGATCAGTTGAAGTGTTGTAAGGATATCAATACATGCCAGAAGCTTGACATAGGGTTTGAACCACCTGCTGAGGTTTGTCCTGATAAGTCTGAGGAACCTTGTAAGTTGGACACAGATGATCCATGCAATAAAGGAGACAAAACTCAAGCTGCTTACTGTGATGCACCTATTGTGGCGAACAAGCAAGATTCCTGCTTGACAAATGATGCTGGTCAAATGGAGAAGTTAACTAGTTCAGATAGTTCGTCATGTCTAAGTGAGGGAGACATAGACAGCAGCATCAGCAGCTTGACCTCATTGAGTGCTCAGAACCCAGAATCCTCTTCTACTTCTGATTCAGAAGAATCTTCGGAAAGGAACAATAGCAACCCAAGCGATCCGCCAGCAAAGAGTGCTTCCCGTTCATTACTGGAGATGTGTGCAGGAAATGGTTTCAGAGAATACCAACCTAAAAGCATACAATCTCCTGGACCCAACCAATTTGGGTTTGGTATGGCTCCTTTCCAGGACCATGTGTTGCATCACCACAAGGTACATGCACCGCCGTACTCATCAACCTTTGTTGGGTTCCACAGCCATCCCTTGTCAGTTCCAACGAGTGGATACCTACCATATTCTCAGCCAGGTAACTTCTACCCCAGCCCAGTCGGATATGGTGTTACTGGGAACCAATGTGTCGACTTCTCAATGCAGTACAGCAATGTACATCCTTATTCAGGTCCTCCTGAATATGGGTATGTACCTGCACAGCCAGTCAATAAGCCTATTTTGACCTTCTGTGCCATGCCACCACCGCTATCTATAAATGGAGCACAACTGGTCATGACTCCAGACATGAGGCACCGTACCTCAACTCCTGAATCGGAGTTTGTTGCAGCCCAAAATGGCTGTTCTGAGCACAATGCCAAACTGGGAGATGACAGCACGCCCTTCTCATTGTTTGAATTTAACCTGCCAATAGGCCCTCCTGCCTCGGTGCTGTCCAAAGATGAGCGGCGTGGACGAGCAACTGCAATGAAACCACCAACGGGCCAATCTCAGCCTTGCTCGAGGGAGGAGACAGATGTCAAGGAATACAACCTGTTCGCCGGAACCACAAACACCATACACATACCTTCCTTCACCTAG